The following are encoded together in the Thermodesulfobacteriota bacterium genome:
- a CDS encoding MTH938/NDUFAF3 family protein translates to MINAYHFGSITINGRNYNSDVIIYPDKVDADWWRKEGHALYLADIKEIIAQNPEVLIVGTGAYGVLKVSKEVCDLAAEKGIELIVRKTEEACKEFNRLSQSGKKVIAALHLTC, encoded by the coding sequence AAATGCGTACCATTTTGGCTCCATAACCATAAACGGGCGGAACTATAACTCTGACGTAATTATCTACCCGGATAAAGTGGACGCGGATTGGTGGCGCAAAGAAGGCCACGCCCTCTACCTGGCAGATATAAAAGAGATCATAGCCCAGAATCCGGAGGTATTAATCGTTGGGACAGGGGCCTATGGCGTACTCAAGGTTTCCAAAGAAGTTTGTGACCTCGCTGCTGAAAAGGGCATAGAACTTATTGTCCGGAAGACGGAAGAGGCCTGTAAGGAATTCAACCGCCTCAGCCAGTCCGGTAAAAAAGTCATAGCCGCCCTTCACCTGACGTGTTAA